From one Papio anubis isolate 15944 chromosome 12, Panubis1.0, whole genome shotgun sequence genomic stretch:
- the SLC22A12 gene encoding solute carrier family 22 member 12 isoform X1, which translates to MAFSELLDLVGGLGRFQVLQTVALMVSIMWLSTQSMLENFSAAVPSHRCWVPLLDNSTAQAGVPGGLTPEALLAVSIPPGPNQGPHQCRRFRQPQWQILDPNATATSWSEADTEPCVDGWVYDRSIFTSTIVAKWNLVCDSHALKPMAQSIYLAGILVGAAACGPASDRFGRRLVLTWSYLQMAVMGTAAAFAPTFPVYCLFRFLLAFAVAGVMMNTGTLCRSLTWRHAGGLHAGSRAEPLGLVAVMEWTAAQARPLVMTLNSLGFSFGHGLTAAVAYGVRDWTLLQLVVSVPFFLCFLYSWWLAESARWLLTTGRLDWGLRELWRVAAINGKGTVRDTLTPEVLLSAMREELSMDQAPASLGTLLRTPGLRFRTCISMLCWFAFGFTFFGLALDLQALGSNIFLLQMFIGVVDIPAKMGALLLLSRLGRRPTQAASLLLAGLCILANTLVPHELGAVRSALAVLGLGGVGAAYTCITIYSSELFPTVLRMTAVGLGQMAARAGAILGPLVRLLGVHGPWLPLLVYGTVPVLSGLAALLLPETQSLPLPDTIQDVQNQVVKKTTHGTLGNSVLKSTQF; encoded by the exons ATGGCATTTTCTGAACTCCTGGACCTTGTGGGTGGCCTGGGCAGGTTCCAGGTTCTCCAGACAGTGGCTCTGATGGTCTCCATCATGTGGCTGAGTACCCAGAGCATGCTGGAGAACTTCTCGgccgctgtgcccagccaccGCTGCTGGGTACCCCTCCTGGACAACAGCACGGCCCAGGCCGGCGTCCCAGGGGGCCTGACTCCCGAGGCCCTCCTGGCTGTCTCCATCCCACCGGGCCCCAACCAGGGGCCCCACCAATGCCGCCGCTTCCGCCAGCCACAGTGGCAGATCTTGGACCCCAATGCCACGGCCACCAGCTGGAGCGAGGCCGACACAGAGCCATGTGTGGACGGCTGGGTCTATGACCGAAGCATCTTCACCTCCACCATCGTGGCCAAG tGGAACCTGGTGTGTGACTCTCATGCCCTGAAGCCCATGGCCCAGTCCATCTACCTGGCTGGGATTCTGGTGGGAGCTGCTGCATGCGGCCCTGCCTCAGACAG GTTCGGGCGCAGGCTGGTGCTAACCTGGAGCTACCTTCAGATGGCTGTAATGGGCACGGCAGCTGCCTTCGCCCCCACCTTCCCCGTGTACTGCCTGTTCCGCTTCCTGTTGGCCTTTGCCGTAGCAGGTGTCATGATGAACACGGGCACTCTCTGTAGGTCTCTGACCTGGCGCCATGCAGGGGGGCTTCATGCAGGCTCCAGGGCTGAACCACTCGGTCTCGTTGCAGTGATGGAGTGGACGGCGGCGCAGGCCCGACCTTTGGTGATGACCCTGAACTCTCTGGGCTTCAGCTTCGGCCATGGCCTGACGGCCGCAGTGGCCTACGGTGTGCGGGACTGGACACTGCTGCAGCTGGTGGTCTCGGTCCCCTTCTTCCTCTGCTTTTTGTACTCATG GTGGCTGGCAGAGTCGGCACGATGGCTCCTCACCACGGGCAGGCTGGACTGGGGCCTGCGCGAGCTGTGGAGGGTGGCTGCCATCAACGGAAAGGGGACGGTGCGGGACACCCTGACCCCTGAG GTCTTGCTTTCAGCCATGAGGGAGGAACTGAGCATGGACCAGGCTCCCGCCAGCCTGGGCACACTGCTCCGCACGCCCGGACTGCGCTTCCGGACCTGTATCTCCATGTTGTGCTG GTTCGCCTTTGGCTTCACCTTCTTCGGCCTGGCCCTGGACCTGCAGGCCCTGGGCAGCAACATCTTCCTGCTCCAGATGTTCATTGGTGTCGTGGACATCCCGGCCAAGATGGGCGCCCTGCTGCTGCTGAGCCGCCTGGGCCGCCGCCCCACACAGGCCGCATCCCTGTTGCTGGCAGGGCTCTGCATTCTGGCCAACACGCTGGTGCCCCACG AACTGGGGGCTGTGCGCTCAGCCCTGGCCgtgctggggctgggtggggtgggggccgcCTACACCTGCATCACCATCTACAGCAGCGAGCTCTTCCCCACCGTGCTCAG GATGACTGCAGTGGGCTTGGGCCAGATGGCGGCCCGTGCAGGAGCCATCCTGGGGCCCCTGGTCCGGCTGCTGGGTGTCCATGGCCCCTGGCTGCCCTTGCTGGTATACGGGACGGTGCCGGTGCTGAGTGGCCTGGCCGCACTGCTTCTGCCCGAGACCCAGAGCCTGCCGCTGCCCGACACCATCCAAGATGTGCAGAACCA GGTAGTAAAGAAGACGACACATGGCACACTGGGGAACTCTGTCCTGAAATCCACACAATTTTAG
- the SLC22A12 gene encoding solute carrier family 22 member 12 isoform X3 gives MAFSELLDLVGGLGRFQVLQTVALMVSIMWLSTQSMLENFSAAVPSHRCWVPLLDNSTAQAGVPGGLTPEALLAVSIPPGPNQGPHQCRRFRQPQWQILDPNATATSWSEADTEPCVDGWVYDRSIFTSTIVAKWNLVCDSHALKPMAQSIYLAGILVGAAACGPASDRFGRRLVLTWSYLQMAVMGTAAAFAPTFPVYCLFRFLLAFAVAGVMMNTGTLLMEWTAAQARPLVMTLNSLGFSFGHGLTAAVAYGVRDWTLLQLVVSVPFFLCFLYSWWLAESARWLLTTGRLDWGLRELWRVAAINGKGTVRDTLTPEVLLSAMREELSMDQAPASLGTLLRTPGLRFRTCISMLCWFAFGFTFFGLALDLQALGSNIFLLQMFIGVVDIPAKMGALLLLSRLGRRPTQAASLLLAGLCILANTLVPHELGAVRSALAVLGLGGVGAAYTCITIYSSELFPTVLRMTAVGLGQMAARAGAILGPLVRLLGVHGPWLPLLVYGTVPVLSGLAALLLPETQSLPLPDTIQDVQNQVVKKTTHGTLGNSVLKSTQF, from the exons ATGGCATTTTCTGAACTCCTGGACCTTGTGGGTGGCCTGGGCAGGTTCCAGGTTCTCCAGACAGTGGCTCTGATGGTCTCCATCATGTGGCTGAGTACCCAGAGCATGCTGGAGAACTTCTCGgccgctgtgcccagccaccGCTGCTGGGTACCCCTCCTGGACAACAGCACGGCCCAGGCCGGCGTCCCAGGGGGCCTGACTCCCGAGGCCCTCCTGGCTGTCTCCATCCCACCGGGCCCCAACCAGGGGCCCCACCAATGCCGCCGCTTCCGCCAGCCACAGTGGCAGATCTTGGACCCCAATGCCACGGCCACCAGCTGGAGCGAGGCCGACACAGAGCCATGTGTGGACGGCTGGGTCTATGACCGAAGCATCTTCACCTCCACCATCGTGGCCAAG tGGAACCTGGTGTGTGACTCTCATGCCCTGAAGCCCATGGCCCAGTCCATCTACCTGGCTGGGATTCTGGTGGGAGCTGCTGCATGCGGCCCTGCCTCAGACAG GTTCGGGCGCAGGCTGGTGCTAACCTGGAGCTACCTTCAGATGGCTGTAATGGGCACGGCAGCTGCCTTCGCCCCCACCTTCCCCGTGTACTGCCTGTTCCGCTTCCTGTTGGCCTTTGCCGTAGCAGGTGTCATGATGAACACGGGCACTCTCT TGATGGAGTGGACGGCGGCGCAGGCCCGACCTTTGGTGATGACCCTGAACTCTCTGGGCTTCAGCTTCGGCCATGGCCTGACGGCCGCAGTGGCCTACGGTGTGCGGGACTGGACACTGCTGCAGCTGGTGGTCTCGGTCCCCTTCTTCCTCTGCTTTTTGTACTCATG GTGGCTGGCAGAGTCGGCACGATGGCTCCTCACCACGGGCAGGCTGGACTGGGGCCTGCGCGAGCTGTGGAGGGTGGCTGCCATCAACGGAAAGGGGACGGTGCGGGACACCCTGACCCCTGAG GTCTTGCTTTCAGCCATGAGGGAGGAACTGAGCATGGACCAGGCTCCCGCCAGCCTGGGCACACTGCTCCGCACGCCCGGACTGCGCTTCCGGACCTGTATCTCCATGTTGTGCTG GTTCGCCTTTGGCTTCACCTTCTTCGGCCTGGCCCTGGACCTGCAGGCCCTGGGCAGCAACATCTTCCTGCTCCAGATGTTCATTGGTGTCGTGGACATCCCGGCCAAGATGGGCGCCCTGCTGCTGCTGAGCCGCCTGGGCCGCCGCCCCACACAGGCCGCATCCCTGTTGCTGGCAGGGCTCTGCATTCTGGCCAACACGCTGGTGCCCCACG AACTGGGGGCTGTGCGCTCAGCCCTGGCCgtgctggggctgggtggggtgggggccgcCTACACCTGCATCACCATCTACAGCAGCGAGCTCTTCCCCACCGTGCTCAG GATGACTGCAGTGGGCTTGGGCCAGATGGCGGCCCGTGCAGGAGCCATCCTGGGGCCCCTGGTCCGGCTGCTGGGTGTCCATGGCCCCTGGCTGCCCTTGCTGGTATACGGGACGGTGCCGGTGCTGAGTGGCCTGGCCGCACTGCTTCTGCCCGAGACCCAGAGCCTGCCGCTGCCCGACACCATCCAAGATGTGCAGAACCA GGTAGTAAAGAAGACGACACATGGCACACTGGGGAACTCTGTCCTGAAATCCACACAATTTTAG
- the SLC22A12 gene encoding solute carrier family 22 member 12 isoform X2 encodes MAFSELLDLVGGLGRFQVLQTVALMVSIMWLSTQSMLENFSAAVPSHRCWVPLLDNSTAQAGVPGGLTPEALLAVSIPPGPNQGPHQCRRFRQPQWQILDPNATATSWSEADTEPCVDGWVYDRSIFTSTIVAKWNLVCDSHALKPMAQSIYLAGILVGAAACGPASDRFGRRLVLTWSYLQMAVMGTAAAFAPTFPVYCLFRFLLAFAVAGVMMNTGTLCRSLTWRHAGGLHAGSRAEPLGLVAVMEWTAAQARPLVMTLNSLGFSFGHGLTAAVAYGVRDWTLLQLVVSVPFFLCFLYSWWLAESARWLLTTGRLDWGLRELWRVAAINGKGTVRDTLTPEVLLSAMREELSMDQAPASLGTLLRTPGLRFRTCISMLCWFAFGFTFFGLALDLQALGSNIFLLQMFIGVVDIPAKMGALLLLSRLGRRPTQAASLLLAGLCILANTLVPHELGAVRSALAVLGLGGVGAAYTCITIYSSELFPTVLRMTAVGLGQMAARAGAILGPLVRLLGVHGPWLPLLVYGTVPVLSGLAALLLPETQSLPLPDTIQDVQNQ; translated from the exons ATGGCATTTTCTGAACTCCTGGACCTTGTGGGTGGCCTGGGCAGGTTCCAGGTTCTCCAGACAGTGGCTCTGATGGTCTCCATCATGTGGCTGAGTACCCAGAGCATGCTGGAGAACTTCTCGgccgctgtgcccagccaccGCTGCTGGGTACCCCTCCTGGACAACAGCACGGCCCAGGCCGGCGTCCCAGGGGGCCTGACTCCCGAGGCCCTCCTGGCTGTCTCCATCCCACCGGGCCCCAACCAGGGGCCCCACCAATGCCGCCGCTTCCGCCAGCCACAGTGGCAGATCTTGGACCCCAATGCCACGGCCACCAGCTGGAGCGAGGCCGACACAGAGCCATGTGTGGACGGCTGGGTCTATGACCGAAGCATCTTCACCTCCACCATCGTGGCCAAG tGGAACCTGGTGTGTGACTCTCATGCCCTGAAGCCCATGGCCCAGTCCATCTACCTGGCTGGGATTCTGGTGGGAGCTGCTGCATGCGGCCCTGCCTCAGACAG GTTCGGGCGCAGGCTGGTGCTAACCTGGAGCTACCTTCAGATGGCTGTAATGGGCACGGCAGCTGCCTTCGCCCCCACCTTCCCCGTGTACTGCCTGTTCCGCTTCCTGTTGGCCTTTGCCGTAGCAGGTGTCATGATGAACACGGGCACTCTCTGTAGGTCTCTGACCTGGCGCCATGCAGGGGGGCTTCATGCAGGCTCCAGGGCTGAACCACTCGGTCTCGTTGCAGTGATGGAGTGGACGGCGGCGCAGGCCCGACCTTTGGTGATGACCCTGAACTCTCTGGGCTTCAGCTTCGGCCATGGCCTGACGGCCGCAGTGGCCTACGGTGTGCGGGACTGGACACTGCTGCAGCTGGTGGTCTCGGTCCCCTTCTTCCTCTGCTTTTTGTACTCATG GTGGCTGGCAGAGTCGGCACGATGGCTCCTCACCACGGGCAGGCTGGACTGGGGCCTGCGCGAGCTGTGGAGGGTGGCTGCCATCAACGGAAAGGGGACGGTGCGGGACACCCTGACCCCTGAG GTCTTGCTTTCAGCCATGAGGGAGGAACTGAGCATGGACCAGGCTCCCGCCAGCCTGGGCACACTGCTCCGCACGCCCGGACTGCGCTTCCGGACCTGTATCTCCATGTTGTGCTG GTTCGCCTTTGGCTTCACCTTCTTCGGCCTGGCCCTGGACCTGCAGGCCCTGGGCAGCAACATCTTCCTGCTCCAGATGTTCATTGGTGTCGTGGACATCCCGGCCAAGATGGGCGCCCTGCTGCTGCTGAGCCGCCTGGGCCGCCGCCCCACACAGGCCGCATCCCTGTTGCTGGCAGGGCTCTGCATTCTGGCCAACACGCTGGTGCCCCACG AACTGGGGGCTGTGCGCTCAGCCCTGGCCgtgctggggctgggtggggtgggggccgcCTACACCTGCATCACCATCTACAGCAGCGAGCTCTTCCCCACCGTGCTCAG GATGACTGCAGTGGGCTTGGGCCAGATGGCGGCCCGTGCAGGAGCCATCCTGGGGCCCCTGGTCCGGCTGCTGGGTGTCCATGGCCCCTGGCTGCCCTTGCTGGTATACGGGACGGTGCCGGTGCTGAGTGGCCTGGCCGCACTGCTTCTGCCCGAGACCCAGAGCCTGCCGCTGCCCGACACCATCCAAGATGTGCAGAACCA GTAG
- the SLC22A12 gene encoding solute carrier family 22 member 12 isoform X4 → MEWTAAQARPLVMTLNSLGFSFGHGLTAAVAYGVRDWTLLQLVVSVPFFLCFLYSWWLAESARWLLTTGRLDWGLRELWRVAAINGKGTVRDTLTPEVLLSAMREELSMDQAPASLGTLLRTPGLRFRTCISMLCWFAFGFTFFGLALDLQALGSNIFLLQMFIGVVDIPAKMGALLLLSRLGRRPTQAASLLLAGLCILANTLVPHELGAVRSALAVLGLGGVGAAYTCITIYSSELFPTVLRMTAVGLGQMAARAGAILGPLVRLLGVHGPWLPLLVYGTVPVLSGLAALLLPETQSLPLPDTIQDVQNQVVKKTTHGTLGNSVLKSTQF, encoded by the exons ATGGAGTGGACGGCGGCGCAGGCCCGACCTTTGGTGATGACCCTGAACTCTCTGGGCTTCAGCTTCGGCCATGGCCTGACGGCCGCAGTGGCCTACGGTGTGCGGGACTGGACACTGCTGCAGCTGGTGGTCTCGGTCCCCTTCTTCCTCTGCTTTTTGTACTCATG GTGGCTGGCAGAGTCGGCACGATGGCTCCTCACCACGGGCAGGCTGGACTGGGGCCTGCGCGAGCTGTGGAGGGTGGCTGCCATCAACGGAAAGGGGACGGTGCGGGACACCCTGACCCCTGAG GTCTTGCTTTCAGCCATGAGGGAGGAACTGAGCATGGACCAGGCTCCCGCCAGCCTGGGCACACTGCTCCGCACGCCCGGACTGCGCTTCCGGACCTGTATCTCCATGTTGTGCTG GTTCGCCTTTGGCTTCACCTTCTTCGGCCTGGCCCTGGACCTGCAGGCCCTGGGCAGCAACATCTTCCTGCTCCAGATGTTCATTGGTGTCGTGGACATCCCGGCCAAGATGGGCGCCCTGCTGCTGCTGAGCCGCCTGGGCCGCCGCCCCACACAGGCCGCATCCCTGTTGCTGGCAGGGCTCTGCATTCTGGCCAACACGCTGGTGCCCCACG AACTGGGGGCTGTGCGCTCAGCCCTGGCCgtgctggggctgggtggggtgggggccgcCTACACCTGCATCACCATCTACAGCAGCGAGCTCTTCCCCACCGTGCTCAG GATGACTGCAGTGGGCTTGGGCCAGATGGCGGCCCGTGCAGGAGCCATCCTGGGGCCCCTGGTCCGGCTGCTGGGTGTCCATGGCCCCTGGCTGCCCTTGCTGGTATACGGGACGGTGCCGGTGCTGAGTGGCCTGGCCGCACTGCTTCTGCCCGAGACCCAGAGCCTGCCGCTGCCCGACACCATCCAAGATGTGCAGAACCA GGTAGTAAAGAAGACGACACATGGCACACTGGGGAACTCTGTCCTGAAATCCACACAATTTTAG